CTCGGGCGGTGCTGACGTGGTTCTGCGATTCCTGGCAAGCCGttgtgatgaccttggtggagggctcaGCCTAGGAGCTtggccatggaggtcggccaggggaggtcgatctcggcagtcacctcggccttgACCGTCCTGTGTATGTTCAACCAGGGAGGTCGAGCTCGTCAGTTACCTCGACTTAGgctgtcctgtgtatgctcgacCTCAAAGGTCGAGCTCGTCAGTTACCTCGGCCTAGGccgtcctgtgtatgctcggccaAGGAGGTCGGCATGGATGATGTGTCGCGAGCTCAGTAGAGTGCTCAGCCCAGCCATGCGATGTGTCGAAGATCAGGTCGGCCCGGTTTCTGATTCagctcggttcggttcggttcttgGGATGACCCCGACTCTGCCACGTGGCGACTTctgattggtgaggtgattttatgttGTATCACATGCGTCCCTATCAAAGTATGACGTTTCATTATTTgtgacttttttatttttttggtagaaaattaTTTGCGACTTGATAGCATATAAATGCTTCCATATGATAGAGGACCTGgaaagcatctcattggtacaatttcaacttATAATGAGTGTATGAAataagtaaaattacaaaagatgctattttatattttatattcatctccatttgatgatattttgataattttattaaaattttaggACAGATTTTGGGTTACTTTATCTACTTACATTGGATTAAAATTTGGCCATTTAGATATATGTGAtatggaccgagtttccctccatccacagtgaatgggatcctaTTATCCGTGGGGCGGGGGAGGACGAGAAAGGATATTAGgagagtattttggaacatactaaaaccctaggaagaatttgtgaaccctaggaaaGTGGGTGGATAGAAACTTAGTCTTATGTGATATTCTTTTTCACATGGACGAACTCACGTACTGTGAAATACCAAGAAAGACCTTTTTTTCCAAGCAAACGGACCCTTGCTAtaggaaaaatgaaaagagaagatCGCACACATACACACAGCTTGCAGAGTCGCAAGCTAGCAAGTAGCAACTGACGTGATCGAAGAACCTGAGTTCAGAGTCGGAGAGGGAATATAGGGAAACGATGGAGTGCGCGGCGAAGGGACGCGGAACGCGTTGTATCGGGCCTCCTACTCGACGATGTGGTCGCTGCGGTGTGGTTGCTTACTGCTCCGTCGCTCACCAGGTCTTCTATCTCTCCTCTGTTCTTTTGTTTAATCAACAACTCCTGTAAGCTTTCAATTCAATATGGATATACAGTTAGTTCTGGTTTGATGCATTCCCATGCCCTTCTCACCTTGCTTCTTTCAAGTCAGCCTCTGTAACTTCTACTTAGAAACCGGATAGCAGAACTGAGTCCAATTGAATTGAAAAACCTTTTGCTTTCTGTAGAATCCAATTCTATTCATCTGCCAAATCTGATGTTTCTGGTGAAAGAACGAAACTCTACTTCttgttttgttaattttttctttgttacTGCACATGGTAAGATTACCTACGCAACGGGTGAGGATGCTAAGCTTAATATAAATAGCTAAATATGGACGAAAGCGAGCTGGTAGGCTGTCGTTGGGTCCGCCGTGAGTATTCTGTGCACATAAAGGATCTCATATCTTACAAGTGGAATTTCTTAGCTTGGTTCTTTCTCACAACGATCGATTAGAGTTGCTAACCATCGGATCTTTTAATGGCTTAGTTTTACTTCGAAAAAAAGTTACCAAAGCACTAATTGTACATTATAACTCAAGTAAAAAGCTCTGTTAAATTTGTCAAAGATTTTTCACCAGCTTTCACACTGGAGTGACCACAAGGAAGAATGTGCCAGATTTGAACAGCAAATGAGATCTGCAGATGTTTTGCATGATTTTCCTTTTACATTCTCTTCGGAAGCTTTGGTTCAGGTATCTGGCACGTTGGATAATTTAAACTTTGTGCATGTgaccttttattttggattgctTAGATTAGTATGTCTCTTCTATGCTTTTTATAGGTTCATGAAAAGCCGGAGACTAGGTGTTCCTTCTTTATGAGACAAGGCCTTCATCAGGTAGGAATGTGGAGATACGAATGTCATTGCGGGGCATCAGTTGCTGCTTCTGATTGTCCGaggttcttctctcttttcaagTAACATGGAGTAATGGACATTGTGTACTTGTATATGATCTTCACTGTGCGCTTTAATTAGAATGAGTGGAACAATAGTTTCAACATGAAAAATGGACTATATCAGTATAATCTACTgtttaggaattaaaaaaaaagagtagggTTTAGGACAGCAGGAtgggggagaaaaagaaaaggaaaaattgaaCATCATGGACTGAAACCACAATCATTTCTATTAACTCATTGAATTGTCAGTTAAGATCCTCTCAACTCATATGAAAGGACACTGGTTTATGCTGCCGGTAATCTGGCTAAACATTCATTAATCTCCCTTCAAGCAGGAGCATATGATACTTTGAATACTACTAAGCTACTATACCAAACCTTCTCACCATGTCATTGGATATTGGTGCTGGAGTTAATCAGTGAAGCTTTGCCCGTGATTGTACTTTCCATGATTGTACCTTGATTTTGGAATTTATGCAACCTAATGATTATGCACTAGGTTGATGAACTTATGTTGCATCTCCCGAGGGTAAGAAAATGCCTATCACCAAATACGATATGACTAATCAACAGGGTGAGAACACCATTCTATGTGAATCTTGAAGTTTGAAGACATTTGATGCAGCTCATATCTCTCTTTTAGCTCAACCATCCAGAAGGGGCCATAAAATACTTGTCTGTCTCCCAATGGCATCATATATCACAAACCACAATCTGGATCAGGTGGCTAGGCTCAATTTTAACCGTGTTTCGAGTTATTTCTCTGTGGCCATGTGCATGTCATCCACTCATTAATGCATATTGCTGACCCACTCATTAATGCATATTGCTGACCAACTGTGTCATTTGTGAATGTGATAGTTACCATAACCGGAAAGTACCTTGAGACATGCTATATGAAAGATGTAAGCATATGGTGTAAGAAACATTTATAGTGCACGTAGTTACAATGACATCATTAGACTTTGTAAGTACAACTCTTCATTTTCTGAAGATTGGCTGTGTGAGACACCATTCCATAGTCTTGTGTCAAACAAATGGCCATGCTTTTATTTAGACGTAAATTTATTTATCAGATGTCTCTTCATTTTAACTACAAGTTCTATTTTTGGGTAGAGCATGcaagttcattttttattttgtatttgcTTGGTCTAATAATGGTGAATAACCTCTTCACTTGCTATGGACATGTTACTTTTTGGACCACTATAATGACATTCTACTGTTTTAGTAACAATTTGTTAGCTTTCCAAATCAGTGCTACTAATAATTTAttgtaaaaaaatgaaaaattttaaaaagcaAGCTTTATTATTGAAACAGTTCAATTGTAATAATAGTGATTGATTTCGCGATCCATCAATTTTTACCCTCTCTTTATTTTGGGAATTTAGACGGAGGTGTTAAATAACTAAATTTATCAATGTAGGGTTTTATCATCATCGTCATcttgttgttattattactattttatCATTACAATTGTTATTATTATATCTTAATGCATATTATACATTAAGATAGCTGTATGGCTTCAATGGTTAAGTGTAGCCATAATATACATGATATAACATTTATTGGTCCTGACTGTTATGGCTGCTATATTAGTAAAataaacttttatttctttgttatgGCCTGACTATATAGCAGTAATAGTAAGAGTgagataattttttgtttctttcttagtCAATGATATTTAGACCCTGACCTTTTGTTTATGTTAACTTATTTTACTGTGTGGCAGGATGATTTATGATTGGAATCTTCCAACCATATTATGCCCATGCCGTGGTACTGTAATTTCCTTACTGCTACGGTGCTACTATTTATTGCTAGAAACAACTGACTTATGACCTGTTATTTTACATGATACGCAGAGCCAAAAACTCCAACATCAATGCGTTTGAGTAATTGGAAAGACTACTATGAATGGAGATGCCTCCCACTCCATTCACCTGTTGCTTTGCTTCTTCAGTGGGTATGAtatgctttttattttaatagttGAACTTTGGGTTACTACTGTCAACACCAGCTCTTGAAATGAGTTTGACCTATGTCAATGAACCCTGTCTGTATAAAAATTgataaagggaaataaagaaagaaaaaatgttcacaatgattttgtttttatttatttctctttatttgtTATGTTGACTTATTCTTAAACCTTTTGCGCTGTTTGTAACTACTTATTGTGCTTTTTATTTCAGACAGTTACTATATATCATGCCATACAACTTGCTGCTGTAAGAAACTCAACTAATGAAAATAGCAACAAACTGTACATACACTATCTAGGTATATCTCAGTTCCTGTGCCCTTCTGTTCCCTAGAAAATCATAATATAGAAATTGAATTTCTCTTCCCAACCTTTGCCTTATTTGTGCCATGTTTCGTTGTTTTTGAGTACCATATGTGGAACTGGAATAATTACCTTGTTGCGGTTGCCTTCTTAATTCCATGTGTTTAATGAAGAAAGTTATATACATGTCAGCTTTTGACTTAACTGGCAAGTCATCTGTCTTtaaccataaaaaaattaaaggatttTTTAACTAAAGAATTGAGATTTATCCCAACCCTTCTGGAACTGGTATGCCATCAAAGAAGCAAAGATGCTCATTAAATGATGATTTAATTAAGTTCCATTGATGAGATATGTTTCTTGGTTTTGTAGTCAGTCGTTAACCTAGCATGTGACAAATGACACTTACCAATGGGATTATTCATGGAAGTGAAATGAATATACGCGAATGTAAGACAAAAAAGGAGTCTTGAAATAGGATCTGCAGCACAGCATATGATTAATCTGGCTTGGGCCAGATGAATTCCGAGTTGATTGCGGGACTAATTGAGCTTAATGGGCATTCCTGGCCCACCATGTGAGAGCAGTGTTTCTTGCCATTCTTGGTCATGACCAGTTAAAGCCTTCTCATTTATTGTAACCGTCAATTTTGGTTGATGGTTGTTGAAATTATTTCTTGT
The nucleotide sequence above comes from Telopea speciosissima isolate NSW1024214 ecotype Mountain lineage chromosome 3, Tspe_v1, whole genome shotgun sequence. Encoded proteins:
- the LOC122655146 gene encoding zinc finger MYND domain-containing protein 15, which codes for MECAAKGRGTRCIGPPTRRCGRCGVVAYCSVAHQLSHWSDHKEECARFEQQMRSADVLHDFPFTFSSEALVQVHEKPETRCSFFMRQGLHQVGMWRYECHCGASVAASDCPRMIYDWNLPTILCPCREPKTPTSMRLSNWKDYYEWRCLPLHSPVALLLQWTVTIYHAIQLAAVRNSTNENSNKLYIHYLGPDKELLQLAVFGELRALLPGIQVHIDLIGPAVPQFRDGERIDLCRYARCTEIDCACKSSTENASLGVSNGINSPVTLQLHKGFYHERHREIVKDSFPHLVVASNAGIAAYSSWLPTLELIKEMNVPAIFSDYCEEAANLAACCISSVTGRPLGIPIQINPFRQPMVVEDSSLFLPCYSNCFIFGM